One stretch of Oncorhynchus gorbuscha isolate QuinsamMale2020 ecotype Even-year linkage group LG21, OgorEven_v1.0, whole genome shotgun sequence DNA includes these proteins:
- the LOC124008545 gene encoding uncharacterized protein LOC124008545 isoform X2: protein MSDQSKCTTIYMSRELRQASDKALSTGAQEIRFPDHKSPPSLRIGQIQSHHLSLGIRRSFASTDLLTNAHPHSAHSALSLDSLEGVLSLHSDSRVELQPTSDTTLNPRSSHSSRLSLEAIALPAGGEGKCSDGKKSLGTEHEENWQDARDGTNELHPEDDEDSGSLEYIDEEEEEEGLMVVNLKASKEKRKKRHDVEGTSTESPSKYLQEFHSLPKRLVPSEITHCLYELEEECRGVERESDSVKWKMELIHRSVVTVQETLRTLLKRLVEAQSNEALDPTPIPTTHHLLSTTHHRPPHSPSRSLFHSANPLLLADAPTKILSASQVNQVPSNLSQCTHHHCLAHRSVARRPSETCLTEANATLTQGHCCPRTTSPGTATLISCAQRGKERAAALHAITDLRMDVEHLRAAYEEGRQEHRETLGVLRAFQKDMGTLVSHWQRDRQDRQKQSDVGTQLEAIRQQSNNVTEMTRQAVAVFGKVGLQLEGLGAVGTLVRSASTKLTPNR, encoded by the exons ATGTCGGACCAATCCAAATGCACCACCATCTATATGTCTCGGGAGTTGAGACAGGCCAGCGACAAGGCTCTATCGACAGGTGCTCAAGAGATACGCTTTCCTGACCATAAATCACCACCATCTCTTCG AATTGGTCAAATTCAGTCACACCATTTGAGTTTAGGAATCCGCCGCTCTTTCGCCTCCACGGACCTGCTCACCAATGCGCATCCGCATTCAGCACACAGTGCACTTTCACTGGACAGCCTAGAGGGGGTGCTATCGCTACACTCAG ACTCTAGAGTGGAGCTCCAGCCTACCAGTGACACCACCCTGAACCCCAGGAGCTCCCACAGCAGCCGGCTTTCCCTGGAGGCCATAGCGCTGCCTGCAGGCGGGGAGGGGAAGTGCAGCGACGGAAAAAAGAGTTTGGGCACGGAGCACGAGGAGAACTGGCAGGACGCCAGGGACGGCACCAACGAGTTGCACCCTGAGGATGATGAGGATTCGGGGTCCCTTGAGTACAtcgatgaggaagaggaggaggaagggttaATGGTGGTAAACCTCAAAGCAAGTAAAGAGAAAAGGAAAAAGAGACATGATGTGGAGGGGACTTCAACTGAGAGCCCATCAAAGTACCTACAG GAATTCCATAGTTTACCCAAGAGGCTAGTGCCCTCTGAGATCACCCACTGTCTGTATGAACTAGAG GAGGAGTgcaggggagtggagagagagagcgacagtgTCAAATGGAAGATGGAGCTAATTCATCGCAGCGTGGTCACAGTCCAG GAAACGCTGAGGACTCTTCTGAAACGCCTGGTGGAGGCTCAGAGCAACGAAGCCCTGGACCCAACCCCAATACCGACcacccaccacctcctctccaccacccacCACCGCCCCCCTCACTcgccctctcgctccctcttccaCTCCGCCAACCCTCTCTTGCTGGCAGACGCCCCCACCAAGATCCTTTCCGCCTCCCAGGTGAACCAGGTGCCCTCCAACCTGTCCCAGTGTACACATCACCACTGCCTGGCTCACCGTTCCGTGGCGCGCCGCCCATCCGAGACTTGCCTGACCGAGGCCAATGCCACCCTGACCCAGGGCCACTGCTGCCCCAGGACCACCAGCCCTGGAACCGCCACCCTGATCAGCTGTGCCCagcgggggaaggagagagcagcagccCTCCATGCCATCACTGACCTGAG GATGGACGTAGAGCACCTACGCGCGGCCTATGAGGAGGGGCGCCAGGAGCACCGGGAGACCCTTGGGGTGCTGAGGGCCTTCCAGAAGGACATGGGTACCCTGGTGTCccactggcagagagacagacaggacagacagaagcAGAGTGACGTCGGCACACAGCTGGAGGCTATCAGACAGCAATCCAACAACGTCACTGAgat gactcGGCAGGCAGTTGCTGTGTTCGGTAAAGTGGGGCTTCAATTGGAGGGGCTGGGAGCAGTAGGAACTCTGGTCCGCTCTGCCTCTACCAAGCTGACACCCAACAGGTag
- the ponzr1 gene encoding plac8 onzin related protein 1 has product MAVHQQQITTVTTTQRSGEWSTGLCDCCSDMGTCCCAFWCFPCFQCQTASHFGWCLCMPLLDPCAFMAVSCCMRSSMRERYGIQGSTCGDVALVCCCYVCTWCQMAREVKTQTTSGPQQVHVVTQQVRMA; this is encoded by the exons ATGGCTGTCCACCAGCAGCAGATCACCACGGTAACAACCACCCAGAGGTCGGGGGAATGGAGCACAGGACTGTGTGACTGCTGCTCTGACATGGGCACCT gtTGCTGTGCCTTTTGGTGCTTCCCCTGTTTTCAGTGTCAGACGGCCTCCCACTTCGGCTGGTGTCTCTGCATGCCCCTCCTGGACCCATGTGCCTTTATGGCTGTCTCCTGCTGCATGCGCTCCTCCATGAGAGAACGCTACGGCATCCAG ggTTCGACGTGTGGAGACGTCGCATTGGTGTGTTGCTGCTACGTCTGTACCTGGTGCCAGATGGCTCGTGAGGTTAAGACTCAGACCACATCAGGCCCCCAACAGGTTCACGTGGTCACCCAACAAGTTCGCATGGCTTAG
- the LOC124008545 gene encoding uncharacterized protein LOC124008545 isoform X1 produces MSDQSKCTTIYMSRELRQASDKALSTGAQEIRFPDHKSPPSLRIGQIQSHHLSLGIRRSFASTDLLTNAHPHSAHSALSLDSLEGVLSLHSDSRVELQPTSDTTLNPRSSHSSRLSLEAIALPAGGEGKCSDGKKSLGTEHEENWQDARDGTNELHPEDDEDSGSLEYIDEEEEEEGLMVVNLKASKEKRKKRHDVEGTSTESPSKYLQEFHSLPKRLVPSEITHCLYELEEECRGVERESDSVKWKMELIHRSVVTVQETLRTLLKRLVEAQSNEALDPTPIPTTHHLLSTTHHRPPHSPSRSLFHSANPLLLADAPTKILSASQVNQVPSNLSQCTHHHCLAHRSVARRPSETCLTEANATLTQGHCCPRTTSPGTATLISCAQRGKERAAALHAITDLRMDVEHLRAAYEEGRQEHRETLGVLRAFQKDMGTLVSHWQRDRQDRQKQSDVGTQLEAIRQQSNNVTEMTRQAVAVFGKVGLQLEGLGAVGTLVRSASTKLTPNSSLLCQCCTSKTMDGESKED; encoded by the exons ATGTCGGACCAATCCAAATGCACCACCATCTATATGTCTCGGGAGTTGAGACAGGCCAGCGACAAGGCTCTATCGACAGGTGCTCAAGAGATACGCTTTCCTGACCATAAATCACCACCATCTCTTCG AATTGGTCAAATTCAGTCACACCATTTGAGTTTAGGAATCCGCCGCTCTTTCGCCTCCACGGACCTGCTCACCAATGCGCATCCGCATTCAGCACACAGTGCACTTTCACTGGACAGCCTAGAGGGGGTGCTATCGCTACACTCAG ACTCTAGAGTGGAGCTCCAGCCTACCAGTGACACCACCCTGAACCCCAGGAGCTCCCACAGCAGCCGGCTTTCCCTGGAGGCCATAGCGCTGCCTGCAGGCGGGGAGGGGAAGTGCAGCGACGGAAAAAAGAGTTTGGGCACGGAGCACGAGGAGAACTGGCAGGACGCCAGGGACGGCACCAACGAGTTGCACCCTGAGGATGATGAGGATTCGGGGTCCCTTGAGTACAtcgatgaggaagaggaggaggaagggttaATGGTGGTAAACCTCAAAGCAAGTAAAGAGAAAAGGAAAAAGAGACATGATGTGGAGGGGACTTCAACTGAGAGCCCATCAAAGTACCTACAG GAATTCCATAGTTTACCCAAGAGGCTAGTGCCCTCTGAGATCACCCACTGTCTGTATGAACTAGAG GAGGAGTgcaggggagtggagagagagagcgacagtgTCAAATGGAAGATGGAGCTAATTCATCGCAGCGTGGTCACAGTCCAG GAAACGCTGAGGACTCTTCTGAAACGCCTGGTGGAGGCTCAGAGCAACGAAGCCCTGGACCCAACCCCAATACCGACcacccaccacctcctctccaccacccacCACCGCCCCCCTCACTcgccctctcgctccctcttccaCTCCGCCAACCCTCTCTTGCTGGCAGACGCCCCCACCAAGATCCTTTCCGCCTCCCAGGTGAACCAGGTGCCCTCCAACCTGTCCCAGTGTACACATCACCACTGCCTGGCTCACCGTTCCGTGGCGCGCCGCCCATCCGAGACTTGCCTGACCGAGGCCAATGCCACCCTGACCCAGGGCCACTGCTGCCCCAGGACCACCAGCCCTGGAACCGCCACCCTGATCAGCTGTGCCCagcgggggaaggagagagcagcagccCTCCATGCCATCACTGACCTGAG GATGGACGTAGAGCACCTACGCGCGGCCTATGAGGAGGGGCGCCAGGAGCACCGGGAGACCCTTGGGGTGCTGAGGGCCTTCCAGAAGGACATGGGTACCCTGGTGTCccactggcagagagacagacaggacagacagaagcAGAGTGACGTCGGCACACAGCTGGAGGCTATCAGACAGCAATCCAACAACGTCACTGAgat gactcGGCAGGCAGTTGCTGTGTTCGGTAAAGTGGGGCTTCAATTGGAGGGGCTGGGAGCAGTAGGAACTCTGGTCCGCTCTGCCTCTACCAAGCTGACACCCAACAG ctctctaCTGTGCCAGTGCTGCACTTCCAAGACAATGGATGGAGAGAGCAAAGAAGACTGA